Proteins from a genomic interval of Kitasatospora herbaricolor:
- a CDS encoding NUDIX domain-containing protein: MTHATQPIRDEAEQWRVLSTETPFRGRVTGVRSDQVEMPDGSVARRDYQIHPGSVAVLALDTRQRVLLVRQYRHPVRQRLWELPAGLLDVPGENPLHAAQRELYEEAHCKAGEWKVLVDFYTSPGGTDEALRLFLATDLAEAQEERYAAHGEELEIELARVPLDELVALVLAGELHNPTLVTGVLALRAALAAPGGTAALRPAGSPWPARPFEHG, encoded by the coding sequence ATGACGCACGCAACGCAGCCGATCCGGGACGAGGCCGAGCAGTGGCGGGTGCTCAGCACCGAGACGCCGTTCCGCGGCCGGGTCACCGGGGTACGGAGCGACCAGGTCGAGATGCCGGACGGCTCCGTCGCGCGCCGCGACTACCAGATCCACCCCGGCTCGGTCGCCGTCCTCGCCCTCGACACCCGGCAACGGGTGCTGCTGGTGCGCCAGTACCGCCACCCGGTCCGCCAGCGGCTCTGGGAGCTGCCCGCCGGCCTGCTCGACGTCCCCGGCGAGAACCCGCTGCACGCCGCCCAGCGCGAGCTGTACGAGGAGGCCCACTGCAAGGCGGGGGAGTGGAAGGTCCTGGTCGATTTCTACACCTCCCCCGGCGGCACCGACGAGGCCCTGCGGCTCTTCCTCGCCACCGACCTCGCCGAGGCGCAGGAGGAGCGCTACGCCGCGCACGGCGAGGAACTGGAGATCGAGCTGGCCCGGGTGCCGCTGGACGAGCTGGTCGCGCTGGTCCTGGCCGGCGAGCTGCACAACCCCACCCTGGTCACCGGCGTGCTCGCGCTGCGGGCCGCGCTGGCCGCCCCCGGCGGGACGGCCGCGCTGCGCCCGGCCGGATCGCCCTGGCCGGCCCGGCCGTTCGAGCACGGCTGA
- a CDS encoding AAA family ATPase translates to MDARPAPDGAADQLPAGPAVFAGRRTELAALRAAAARPADGRSPVLVLAGRPGSGRTTLAVRFARDVAADYPDGVLFARLSAPDGGRAAPGQVARRLLEQLGAPVDAMLLPGAGEEGRDDPACVRLRAALAGRRVLLLLDDVKDAGQLWPLLADEPGCLVVATTAGPLTGIEDIDPCILGGLEQPTAVGLLGELVGGNRISCDPVGGADLAEACASRPAALRLMAGWLRANPKAAVTDAARELVSVTGTVGGAAKAGAVKAGAVKAGAVKGGSAKGGTAKSGGVNGAAVRNTAGPAAVAVTPGGTKSADAAQAGGAGVNRGRADALPVGGTPGGVTPAGPTPPGTPLVGGKPVDGTPAGGAPGKGAAAPAGAAGAPDTRPAAGRAGKGRKGRAPAGRPAPAAGHALRTPPVAPGTGPAAGTTAGTAAAAAAAGDAAERPPAVLPPGTAEPVPVPDNDPLIGAFTLLYGTLPPAQARMLRTLTLAPAQIADLRTASALVGCPAPEAAAALAALAAHELLGEEPPAADGTPRYRVPGRLHPRLVQLREAVDRPTETELARARLLERLVRLVDSARALLDPAGGPAPEPLPGPLRLRSAVQARQWLLGERDLLLGAVADAIGQGDLDGSAGRLVTALLRALPLTGAAAPADLHQLHEMVLRVAERHGAPRRAAAALLNLADLHVAAGHWEQAAERFRAALGAAREAADEPACARALEGAAGCHRALGDAVRAADAYGRALALRQTLGDQPAEARLLARVAEAHVAQRRFEEAEREYRASLAVLRRLGDEQGREAVTAAVQRLREQVDGGW, encoded by the coding sequence ATGGACGCACGGCCGGCCCCGGACGGAGCCGCGGACCAGTTGCCCGCCGGGCCCGCCGTGTTCGCCGGGCGCCGCACCGAACTCGCCGCCCTGCGGGCCGCCGCGGCCCGGCCCGCGGACGGCCGCAGCCCCGTCCTGGTGCTGGCCGGGCGCCCCGGCTCCGGCCGCACCACGCTGGCCGTCCGCTTCGCCCGCGACGTCGCCGCCGACTACCCCGACGGCGTGCTCTTCGCCCGGCTCTCCGCCCCCGACGGCGGCCGGGCGGCGCCCGGCCAGGTCGCCCGCCGGCTGCTGGAACAGCTCGGCGCGCCGGTGGACGCGATGCTGCTGCCCGGCGCCGGCGAGGAGGGCCGCGACGACCCGGCCTGCGTCCGGCTGCGCGCCGCGCTGGCCGGCCGCCGGGTGCTGCTGCTGCTGGACGACGTCAAGGACGCCGGCCAGCTCTGGCCGCTGCTCGCGGACGAACCCGGCTGCCTGGTGGTCGCCACCACGGCCGGCCCGCTCACCGGCATCGAGGACATCGACCCGTGCATCCTCGGCGGTCTGGAGCAGCCCACGGCGGTCGGCCTGCTCGGTGAGCTGGTCGGCGGGAACCGGATCAGCTGCGACCCGGTCGGCGGCGCGGACCTGGCCGAGGCCTGCGCCTCGCGGCCGGCCGCGCTGCGGCTGATGGCCGGCTGGCTGCGGGCCAACCCCAAGGCGGCCGTCACGGACGCGGCGCGTGAGCTGGTCAGTGTGACCGGGACGGTCGGCGGCGCCGCCAAGGCCGGTGCGGTGAAGGCCGGTGCGGTGAAGGCCGGTGCGGTGAAGGGCGGGTCCGCGAAGGGCGGTACCGCGAAGTCCGGCGGGGTGAACGGCGCGGCGGTGCGGAACACGGCCGGGCCGGCCGCCGTCGCGGTCACGCCGGGAGGGACGAAGAGCGCCGACGCGGCCCAGGCCGGCGGGGCAGGCGTCAACCGGGGACGCGCGGACGCCCTGCCCGTCGGTGGGACGCCCGGGGGTGTGACGCCGGCCGGTCCGACGCCGCCGGGCACGCCGCTCGTGGGCGGGAAGCCGGTGGACGGGACGCCCGCCGGCGGCGCGCCGGGCAAGGGCGCCGCCGCGCCCGCGGGGGCGGCCGGTGCGCCGGACACCCGGCCGGCGGCGGGCCGGGCCGGCAAGGGACGCAAGGGCCGGGCCCCAGCGGGCCGCCCGGCCCCCGCGGCCGGCCACGCGCTGCGGACCCCACCGGTGGCACCCGGCACCGGGCCGGCCGCCGGGACCACGGCCGGGACGGCCGCCGCCGCGGCCGCGGCCGGGGACGCCGCCGAACGGCCCCCGGCCGTGCTGCCGCCGGGCACGGCCGAGCCGGTCCCGGTACCGGACAACGACCCGCTGATCGGCGCCTTCACCCTGCTCTACGGCACGCTGCCGCCGGCCCAGGCGCGGATGCTGCGGACCCTGACCCTCGCCCCGGCCCAGATCGCCGACCTCCGGACCGCCTCCGCGCTGGTCGGCTGCCCGGCCCCGGAGGCGGCTGCCGCTCTCGCGGCGCTGGCCGCCCACGAACTGCTCGGCGAGGAGCCCCCCGCCGCCGACGGCACGCCCCGCTACCGGGTGCCCGGCCGGCTGCACCCCAGGCTGGTCCAGCTGCGGGAGGCCGTCGACCGCCCGACCGAGACCGAACTCGCCCGGGCCCGGCTGCTGGAGCGGCTGGTCCGGCTGGTGGACTCGGCGCGCGCCCTGCTGGACCCGGCCGGCGGGCCGGCGCCCGAGCCGCTGCCCGGGCCGCTGCGGCTGCGCAGCGCCGTCCAGGCCCGCCAGTGGCTGCTCGGCGAGCGGGACCTGCTGCTGGGCGCGGTGGCGGACGCCATCGGCCAGGGTGACCTGGACGGCTCGGCCGGCCGGCTGGTGACCGCGCTGCTGCGCGCCCTGCCGCTGACCGGCGCCGCCGCCCCGGCCGACCTGCACCAACTGCACGAGATGGTGCTGCGGGTGGCCGAGCGGCACGGCGCCCCCAGGCGGGCGGCGGCAGCCCTGCTCAACCTGGCCGACCTGCACGTCGCGGCCGGGCACTGGGAGCAGGCGGCGGAGCGCTTCCGCGCGGCTCTCGGAGCGGCCCGCGAGGCGGCGGACGAGCCGGCCTGCGCGCGGGCCCTGGAGGGCGCGGCCGGCTGCCACCGCGCGCTGGGCGACGCGGTCCGCGCCGCCGACGCGTACGGGCGGGCCCTGGCCCTGCGGCAGACCCTGGGGGACCAGCCGGCCGAGGCCCGGCTGCTCGCCAGGGTCGCGGAGGCGCACGTCGCCCAGCGGCGGTTCGAGGAGGCCGAGCGGGAGTACCGGGCGTCCCTCGCGGTGCTGCGCAGGCTGGGGGACGAGCAGGGCAGGGAGGCCGTCACGGCTGCCGTACAGCGGCTGCGCGAGCAGGTCGATGGCGGTTGGTGA
- the ald gene encoding alanine dehydrogenase, with the protein MTKVGIPREVKNHEYRVAITPAGVHELVRNGHEVYIEDNAGVGSSIPNEEYVAAGATILPTADEVWATADLLLKVKEPIAQEYHRLRKGQTLFTYLHLAADRAGTDALLASGTTAIAYETVQLANGALPLLAPMSEVAGRLAPQVGSYHLMRPAGGRGTLPGGVPGTHPAKAVVIGGGVSGWHAATIAIGMGYDVTLLDRDINKLREADKIFGTRIKAIASNAFELEKAVLDADLVIGAVLIPGAKAPKLVTNELVSRMKPGSVLVDIAIDQGGCFEDSRATTHDNPTFQVHDSVFYCVANMPGAVPNTSTYALTNATLPYIVELANRGWKDALRRDAALAKGLNAHEGQITYAGVAEAFGLESVSLESVLA; encoded by the coding sequence GTGACCAAGGTCGGCATCCCCCGCGAGGTCAAGAACCACGAGTACCGCGTGGCCATCACGCCCGCCGGCGTGCATGAGCTGGTCCGTAACGGACACGAGGTCTACATCGAGGACAACGCCGGCGTCGGCTCCTCGATCCCCAACGAGGAGTACGTGGCCGCCGGTGCGACCATCCTCCCCACCGCCGACGAGGTGTGGGCCACGGCCGACCTGCTGCTGAAGGTCAAGGAGCCGATCGCGCAGGAGTACCACCGCCTGCGCAAGGGCCAGACCCTCTTCACCTACCTGCACCTGGCGGCCGACCGGGCCGGCACCGACGCGCTGCTCGCGTCCGGCACCACCGCCATCGCGTACGAGACGGTGCAGCTCGCCAACGGCGCGCTGCCGCTGCTCGCCCCGATGTCCGAGGTCGCGGGCCGGCTGGCCCCGCAGGTCGGCTCGTACCACCTGATGCGTCCGGCCGGCGGCCGTGGCACCCTGCCCGGCGGTGTGCCCGGCACCCACCCGGCGAAGGCCGTCGTCATCGGCGGTGGCGTCTCCGGCTGGCACGCGGCCACCATCGCCATCGGCATGGGCTACGACGTGACCCTGCTCGACCGCGACATCAACAAGCTGCGCGAGGCCGACAAGATCTTCGGTACGAGGATCAAGGCCATCGCCTCCAACGCGTTCGAGCTGGAGAAGGCCGTCCTCGACGCCGACCTGGTGATCGGCGCCGTCCTGATCCCGGGCGCCAAGGCCCCCAAGCTCGTCACCAACGAGCTGGTCTCCCGGATGAAGCCGGGCTCCGTGCTCGTCGACATCGCGATCGACCAGGGCGGCTGCTTCGAGGACTCGCGCGCCACCACGCACGACAACCCGACCTTCCAGGTCCACGACTCGGTCTTCTACTGCGTCGCGAACATGCCGGGCGCCGTCCCGAACACCTCCACCTACGCGCTGACCAACGCCACGCTGCCCTACATCGTGGAGCTGGCCAACCGCGGCTGGAAGGACGCCCTGCGTCGGGACGCCGCGCTGGCCAAGGGCCTGAACGCGCACGAGGGCCAGATCACCTACGCGGGTGTGGCCGAGGCCTTCGGCCTGGAGTCCGTCTCCCTGGAGAGCGTGCTCGCCTGA
- a CDS encoding ParA family protein — MGSAEVGSVAVRTFEARQATAPVIDLDADLPSHGLAYGEFAYGAYDDPDAEYEPDPEYAATLAPDAARQRRERVGPTGRPLPYFPIPAPLAEHGPAQIIAMCNQKGGVGKTTSTINLGAALAEYGRRVLLVDFDPQGALSVGLGVNPMELDVTVYNLLMERGLTADEVLLKTAVPGMDLLPSNIDLSAAEVQLVSEVARESALARALKPLLPDYDFVIIDCQPSLGLLTVNALTAAHSVIVPLECEFFALRGVALLTETIEKVCERLNPELRLDGILATMYDSRTVHSREVLARVVEAFGEHVFHTVIGRTVRFPETTVAGEPITTYATNSVGAAAYRQLAREVLDRCRPAE; from the coding sequence GTGGGCTCGGCCGAGGTCGGCTCGGTCGCGGTCCGCACCTTCGAGGCCCGCCAGGCCACCGCGCCGGTCATCGACCTGGACGCCGACCTGCCGTCACACGGCCTGGCCTACGGCGAGTTCGCCTACGGCGCCTACGACGACCCGGACGCCGAGTACGAGCCCGACCCCGAGTACGCCGCCACCCTGGCCCCCGACGCCGCGCGCCAGCGCCGCGAGCGGGTCGGCCCCACCGGCCGGCCGCTGCCGTACTTCCCGATCCCCGCGCCGCTGGCCGAGCACGGCCCCGCGCAGATCATCGCGATGTGCAACCAGAAGGGCGGCGTCGGCAAGACCACGTCGACCATCAACCTGGGCGCCGCCCTCGCCGAGTACGGCCGCCGCGTGCTGCTGGTCGACTTCGACCCGCAGGGCGCGCTCTCCGTCGGCCTCGGGGTCAACCCGATGGAACTCGACGTCACGGTCTACAACCTGCTCATGGAGCGCGGCCTGACGGCCGATGAGGTGCTGCTCAAGACCGCGGTGCCCGGGATGGACCTGCTGCCCTCCAACATCGACCTGTCGGCCGCCGAGGTCCAGCTGGTCAGCGAGGTGGCGCGGGAGTCGGCGCTGGCACGCGCGCTCAAGCCGCTGCTGCCCGACTACGACTTCGTCATCATCGACTGCCAGCCCTCGCTGGGCCTGCTGACGGTCAATGCCCTGACGGCCGCTCACAGCGTCATCGTCCCGCTGGAGTGCGAGTTCTTCGCGCTGCGCGGTGTCGCGCTGCTCACCGAGACCATCGAGAAGGTCTGCGAGCGGCTCAACCCCGAGCTGCGGCTGGACGGCATCCTGGCCACCATGTACGACTCCCGCACGGTGCACAGCCGTGAGGTGCTCGCGCGGGTGGTCGAGGCCTTCGGGGAGCACGTCTTCCACACCGTCATCGGCCGCACCGTGCGCTTCCCGGAGACCACCGTCGCCGGCGAGCCGATCACCACGTACGCGACCAACTCGGTCGGCGCCGCCGCCTACCGCCAGCTCGCCAGGGAGGTGCTCGACCGGTGCCGCCCCGCCGAGTGA
- a CDS encoding segregation and condensation protein A → MPSTNETPVAATTADHAPPAGPQQRGGFQVRLDNFEGPFDLLLGLIAKHRMDVTEVALSKVTDEFIAHIRAMGPDWDLDAATEFLVVASTLLDLKAARLLPAAEVEDEEDLALLEARDLLFARLLQYRAYNSRRLLQYRAYKRAAAIFGEHWAAELLRAPRTAGLEPQHAALLPEVVITLGPEDFARLAARAMTPRPAPVVHIDHIHAPQVSVREQAALVVGLLGSLGEATFAQLVADAPDNLVVVARFLALLELYRERVLAFEQPEALGDLLVRWVAEADRAVVEVTDEFDRPPGEPEREAEPDAGAAGPGSPGSGPARRTRTTVSTGRTREDGDPR, encoded by the coding sequence ATGCCGAGCACGAACGAGACCCCGGTTGCCGCCACCACCGCTGATCACGCCCCACCCGCCGGGCCGCAGCAGCGCGGGGGCTTCCAGGTGCGGCTGGACAACTTCGAGGGCCCGTTCGACCTGCTGCTCGGCCTGATCGCCAAGCACCGGATGGACGTCACCGAGGTGGCGCTCTCCAAGGTCACCGACGAGTTCATCGCCCACATCCGCGCGATGGGCCCGGACTGGGACCTCGACGCCGCGACCGAGTTCCTGGTCGTCGCGTCCACCCTGCTCGACCTCAAGGCCGCCCGGCTGCTGCCCGCCGCCGAGGTCGAGGACGAGGAGGACCTCGCCCTGCTGGAGGCCCGCGACCTGCTCTTCGCCCGGCTGCTGCAGTACCGGGCGTACAACTCTCGCCGGCTGCTGCAGTACCGGGCGTACAAGCGGGCCGCCGCGATCTTCGGCGAGCACTGGGCCGCCGAACTGCTGCGGGCCCCCCGTACGGCCGGCCTGGAGCCGCAGCACGCGGCGCTGCTGCCCGAGGTGGTGATCACCCTCGGCCCCGAGGACTTCGCGCGGCTGGCGGCGAGGGCGATGACCCCCAGGCCGGCGCCGGTCGTCCACATCGACCACATCCACGCCCCGCAGGTCAGCGTGCGGGAGCAGGCCGCCCTGGTGGTGGGGCTGCTCGGCTCCCTGGGCGAGGCCACCTTCGCGCAACTGGTCGCGGACGCCCCGGACAACCTGGTGGTGGTCGCCCGCTTCCTCGCCCTGCTGGAGCTGTACCGCGAGCGGGTGCTCGCCTTCGAGCAGCCGGAGGCGCTCGGGGACCTCCTGGTGCGCTGGGTGGCCGAGGCGGACCGGGCGGTGGTCGAGGTGACGGACGAGTTCGACCGCCCGCCGGGTGAGCCCGAGCGCGAGGCGGAGCCGGACGCCGGGGCCGCGGGCCCGGGCTCGCCCGGCTCCGGCCCGGCCCGGCGTACCCGGACGACAGTCAGCACCGGCAGAACCCGCGAGGACGGTGATCCGCGATGA
- the scpB gene encoding SMC-Scp complex subunit ScpB gives MVVDEPAGEAHLADVLERPRAEVAAALRDLAAEYTAQGRGFDLRLVAGGWRFYTRADCAPAVDRFVLDGRQARLTQAALETLAVVAYRQPVSRSRVSAVRGVNCDGVMRTLVQRGLVEETGSEPETGAILYRTTNYFLERMGLRGLDELPELAPFLPEVDDVEAESLEGTMIADAVAAATAQSAVRSGETDRAASDR, from the coding sequence ATGGTCGTCGACGAGCCGGCCGGCGAGGCCCACCTGGCCGACGTGCTGGAGCGCCCGCGCGCCGAGGTGGCGGCCGCGCTGCGCGACCTGGCCGCCGAGTACACCGCGCAGGGCCGGGGCTTCGACCTGCGGCTGGTGGCCGGGGGCTGGCGTTTCTACACCCGGGCCGACTGCGCGCCGGCCGTCGACCGGTTCGTCCTGGACGGCCGGCAGGCCCGGCTGACCCAGGCCGCGCTGGAGACGCTGGCGGTGGTCGCGTACCGGCAGCCGGTGTCCAGATCGCGGGTATCGGCCGTCCGTGGTGTGAACTGCGACGGTGTGATGCGTACCCTGGTACAGCGAGGACTGGTGGAAGAAACCGGGTCCGAGCCCGAAACAGGTGCGATCCTGTATCGGACGACGAACTACTTCCTGGAACGGATGGGGCTGCGCGGCTTGGACGAGCTGCCGGAGCTCGCGCCCTTCCTGCCCGAGGTCGACGACGTGGAAGCGGAGTCCCTGGAGGGCACGATGATCGCGGATGCGGTCGCCGCCGCTACCGCGCAATCTGCGGTCCGCAGCGGTGAGACCGATCGGGCTGCGTCTGATCGGTAG
- a CDS encoding pseudouridine synthase, with amino-acid sequence MRSSGNGRNSSGGGSGSRGGQGGARGGSSSGGGSYGGGRGGQQGGGSYGGGSGGSRGGSGGGSYGGGSRGGSGGGSYGGGSGGGSRGGSGGGSYGGGSGGGSYGGGSRGGSGGGSYGGGSGGSRGGSGGGSYGGGSRGGSGGGSYGGGSGGGSYGGGSRGGSGGGSYGGGSGGGSRGGSYGGGSGGSGGSRGGSGGGSYERRDDRRDDRRDDRRQYPDRPLRPEERKYDRPEFGSGGHYGARKALPQSQRPRTQAPRKEGQGAPGDPRRQPQRSRELQAKIEDAVLARHDKPAVKLPKTFDEPEGERLQKVLARAGMGSRRACEELVTQGRVMVNGKLVTEQGKRVDAQHDEIKVDGLTVATQSYLFFALNKPAGVVSTMEDPDGRQCLGDYVTNRETRLFHVGRLDTETEGIILLTNHGELAHRLTHPKYGVTKTYMAAIQGPIPRDLGKILAQGIELEDGFARADSFKVLSNVGKNYLVEVTLHEGRKHIVRRMLAEAGYPVEKLVRTHFGPIALGDQKSGWLRRLTNPEVGQLMNEVGL; translated from the coding sequence ATGCGTAGCAGTGGTAACGGCAGGAACAGCAGCGGCGGCGGCAGCGGCAGCCGTGGCGGACAGGGTGGGGCCCGGGGCGGAAGCTCCTCCGGCGGGGGTTCCTACGGCGGCGGCCGTGGCGGCCAGCAGGGCGGCGGCTCGTACGGCGGAGGCTCGGGCGGCTCGCGCGGCGGCTCCGGCGGCGGCTCGTACGGCGGCGGTTCGCGTGGCGGCTCCGGTGGTGGCTCGTACGGCGGCGGCTCCGGCGGCGGTTCGCGTGGCGGCTCCGGTGGTGGCTCGTACGGCGGTGGGTCCGGCGGCGGTTCGTACGGCGGCGGTTCGCGTGGCGGCTCCGGTGGGGGTTCCTACGGCGGCGGCTCGGGCGGTTCGCGTGGTGGGTCCGGCGGCGGCTCGTACGGCGGCGGTTCGCGTGGCGGGTCGGGCGGCGGTTCCTACGGGGGCGGCTCCGGCGGCGGTTCGTACGGCGGCGGTTCGCGTGGCGGCTCCGGTGGTGGCTCGTACGGCGGCGGCTCCGGCGGCGGCAGCCGTGGCGGTTCCTACGGGGGCGGCTCGGGTGGCTCGGGCGGTTCGCGCGGTGGCTCCGGCGGCGGCTCGTACGAGCGCAGGGACGACCGGCGCGACGACCGCAGGGACGACCGCCGGCAGTACCCGGACCGTCCGCTGCGCCCCGAGGAGCGCAAGTACGACCGTCCGGAGTTCGGCTCCGGCGGGCACTACGGCGCCCGCAAGGCGCTGCCGCAGAGCCAGCGCCCCCGCACCCAGGCCCCGCGCAAGGAGGGCCAGGGCGCCCCGGGCGACCCGCGTCGTCAGCCGCAGCGCTCGCGTGAGCTGCAGGCCAAGATCGAGGACGCGGTGCTGGCCCGGCACGACAAGCCGGCCGTGAAGCTGCCGAAGACCTTCGACGAGCCCGAGGGCGAGCGCCTGCAGAAGGTGCTGGCGCGGGCCGGCATGGGCAGCCGCCGGGCGTGCGAGGAACTGGTGACCCAGGGCCGCGTCATGGTCAACGGCAAGCTGGTGACCGAGCAGGGCAAGCGGGTCGACGCGCAGCACGACGAGATCAAGGTGGACGGCCTGACCGTCGCCACCCAGTCGTACCTGTTCTTCGCGCTCAACAAGCCGGCCGGCGTCGTCTCCACCATGGAGGACCCCGACGGGCGCCAGTGCCTCGGCGACTACGTGACCAACCGGGAGACCCGGCTGTTCCACGTCGGCCGCCTGGACACCGAGACCGAGGGCATCATCCTGCTCACCAACCACGGCGAGCTGGCCCACCGTCTCACCCACCCCAAGTACGGCGTCACCAAGACGTACATGGCCGCGATCCAGGGCCCGATCCCGCGCGACCTGGGCAAGATCCTCGCCCAGGGCATCGAGCTGGAGGACGGCTTCGCCCGCGCCGACAGCTTCAAGGTGCTCTCGAACGTGGGCAAGAACTACCTGGTCGAGGTGACCCTGCACGAGGGCCGCAAGCACATCGTCCGCCGGATGCTCGCCGAGGCGGGCTACCCGGTCGAGAAGCTGGTCCGCACCCACTTCGGCCCGATCGCCCTGGGCGACCAGAAGTCGGGCTGGCTGCGCCGCCTCACCAACCCCGAGGTCGGCCAGCTGATGAACGAGGTCGGCCTGTAG
- a CDS encoding helix-turn-helix domain-containing protein, with the protein MSEALSALGLAEPDGQVYSALVANPQSTAEDLAEQCGLTLQQSGRALDRLAQHGMATRAPVDRQRFLPVAPDVAIGTLIGHREAELRHARAEMHRLMDAFREASRYTDPAHSVEVLTGGEAIAQRLEHITETSQYQVRGFDCPPYIQDPVADNPVQRRRLKEGLRLRTIYDREAVAWPGRLEKNILVGVEDGEEARVRPVLPMKMIMSDDRMAIVPISVGDSVLDAAYVIHPSALLQALDTLFEAEWERAVQLQAAIGSGEDSLEPEADHRKLLGLLAAGLTDESIARSLGWSARTTQRRLQSLMRELGATTRFQAGMAARERGWL; encoded by the coding sequence GTGTCCGAAGCACTCAGCGCGTTGGGACTGGCCGAGCCGGACGGACAGGTCTACTCGGCGCTGGTGGCCAATCCGCAGTCGACCGCGGAGGACCTGGCCGAGCAGTGCGGGCTGACGCTGCAGCAGAGCGGCCGGGCGCTGGACCGGCTGGCCCAGCACGGCATGGCCACCCGCGCCCCGGTCGACCGGCAGCGGTTCCTGCCGGTCGCCCCCGACGTCGCGATCGGCACCCTGATCGGCCACCGTGAGGCAGAACTGCGGCATGCCCGCGCCGAGATGCACCGGCTGATGGACGCCTTCCGGGAGGCCTCCCGCTACACCGACCCGGCGCACTCGGTCGAGGTGCTGACCGGCGGCGAGGCGATCGCCCAGCGGCTGGAGCACATCACCGAGACCAGCCAGTACCAGGTGCGCGGCTTCGACTGCCCGCCGTACATCCAGGACCCGGTGGCCGACAACCCGGTCCAGCGCCGGCGGCTCAAGGAGGGTCTGCGGCTGCGGACCATCTACGACCGGGAGGCGGTCGCCTGGCCCGGCCGGCTGGAGAAGAACATCCTGGTCGGGGTGGAGGACGGCGAGGAGGCCCGGGTGCGGCCGGTCCTCCCGATGAAGATGATCATGTCCGACGACCGGATGGCGATCGTCCCGATCAGCGTCGGCGACAGCGTTCTGGACGCCGCCTACGTGATCCACCCCTCCGCGCTGCTGCAGGCCCTGGACACGCTGTTCGAGGCCGAGTGGGAACGGGCCGTCCAGCTCCAGGCCGCGATCGGCTCCGGCGAGGACTCGCTGGAGCCCGAGGCCGACCACCGCAAGCTGCTCGGGCTGCTCGCCGCCGGCCTCACCGACGAGTCGATCGCCCGCTCGCTCGGCTGGAGCGCCCGCACCACCCAGCGCCGGCTGCAGAGCCTGATGCGCGAACTGGGCGCCACCACCCGGTTCCAGGCCGGTATGGCGGCCCGGGAGCGCGGCTGGCTGTGA
- a CDS encoding DUF952 domain-containing protein codes for MILHLAPLDDWLTDPGRPYATASLLTDGFIHCSADERTALAVANAFFADSPGPLMVLLIEESLVEPMVKWEAADGGPVPGATPGVLYPHIYGRLNRSAVVGLEKVERGPDKRWASLSPWS; via the coding sequence ATGATCCTGCACCTCGCCCCCTTGGACGACTGGCTCACCGACCCCGGGCGGCCGTACGCCACCGCCTCGCTGCTGACCGACGGGTTCATCCACTGCTCGGCGGACGAGCGGACGGCGCTCGCGGTGGCCAACGCCTTCTTCGCCGACTCCCCCGGCCCGCTGATGGTGCTGCTGATCGAGGAGTCCCTGGTGGAGCCGATGGTCAAGTGGGAGGCCGCGGACGGCGGGCCGGTGCCGGGCGCCACCCCGGGCGTCCTGTACCCGCACATCTACGGGCGGCTGAACCGCAGCGCGGTGGTCGGCCTGGAGAAGGTGGAGCGCGGGCCGGACAAGCGCTGGGCCAGCCTCTCCCCCTGGAGCTGA